Proteins encoded together in one Undibacterium sp. CCC3.4 window:
- a CDS encoding ABC transporter substrate-binding protein has product MLSRNVARTGVVEVVMGGYRLLHQLVLCLLLAMPACVSAMTVAFINPGKSDEIFWLTASHSMSAAAHSLGIRLEVLYAQRDHLQVVQLARQLAARTPLQRPEYVILSNDYGVAAEAIRILDGAGIKTFLAFSGIRDPQERQRIGLPRTKYPGWLGSLEPLTAESGYLTARALIARGNAEHWQDPEGRLHLLVIAGDRSTTTSLKRNEGMRRAVVEAGNVVIDQEIYGEWARAKAEEQSQWLYQRYPQARLIWSGNDLMAFGAMNSWRLRGGKPGVDAHFSAINTSDEALTALQSGSISALAGGHFIAGAFALVMLYDYHNGKDFSQEGLEQERSMSILFSRDDARRFKQLFGDLDFDRVDFRKFSRVLHPASTDYTFNFRALLSAGKERK; this is encoded by the coding sequence ATGCTCAGTCGCAACGTAGCGCGTACTGGCGTAGTGGAGGTCGTGATGGGTGGGTATCGTTTGTTGCATCAGTTGGTACTTTGCCTGCTCTTGGCAATGCCAGCCTGTGTCTCAGCGATGACAGTGGCGTTTATCAATCCTGGCAAGTCTGATGAAATTTTTTGGCTGACTGCCTCGCACAGCATGAGCGCTGCCGCCCATAGCCTGGGAATTCGGCTGGAAGTCTTGTATGCGCAGCGCGACCATTTACAAGTGGTGCAATTGGCGCGGCAATTGGCCGCCCGCACGCCGCTGCAGCGACCCGAATATGTCATTTTGTCGAATGATTATGGCGTTGCGGCAGAAGCCATCCGCATTCTCGACGGTGCCGGCATTAAAACCTTTCTTGCTTTCAGCGGCATTCGCGATCCGCAAGAACGGCAGCGCATCGGCTTGCCGCGTACTAAGTATCCGGGCTGGTTAGGCAGTTTGGAACCGCTGACGGCCGAGAGTGGTTATCTGACGGCGCGCGCCTTGATTGCCCGTGGTAATGCCGAGCACTGGCAAGACCCAGAAGGGCGCTTGCACCTGTTAGTCATCGCCGGTGACCGCTCGACTACCACTTCGCTCAAACGCAATGAAGGCATGCGTCGTGCCGTGGTCGAAGCCGGAAATGTGGTGATCGATCAAGAAATCTATGGTGAGTGGGCGCGCGCCAAAGCTGAAGAGCAAAGTCAGTGGTTGTATCAGCGCTATCCGCAAGCGCGTTTGATTTGGTCTGGCAATGATTTGATGGCCTTCGGGGCGATGAACAGTTGGCGTTTGCGTGGAGGCAAGCCTGGCGTCGATGCCCACTTCAGCGCCATTAACACCTCCGACGAAGCCTTGACGGCGTTGCAAAGTGGCAGCATCAGCGCTTTGGCTGGCGGTCACTTCATCGCCGGCGCATTTGCTTTGGTGATGCTTTACGATTACCACAATGGCAAAGATTTCAGTCAGGAAGGCTTGGAGCAGGAGCGCTCGATGTCGATCTTATTCAGTCGCGACGATGCGCGGCGCTTCAAGCAATTGTTTGGCGACCTTGATTTTGATCGAGTGGATTTCCGAAAATTCAGCCGAGTCTTGCATCCGGCCAGCACCGATTACACATTCAATTTTCGTGCTTTGTTGTCTGCTGGCAAGGAGCGTAAATGA
- the groES gene encoding co-chaperone GroES, with protein sequence MNLRPLYDRLIVKRLDQETKTASGIVLPDAAAEKPDQGEVLAVGTGKQLENGTLRALEVKVGDRVLFGKYSGQAVKIDGNEVLVMREEDIFAIVQK encoded by the coding sequence ATGAACCTTCGTCCCCTGTATGATCGTTTGATCGTCAAACGTCTGGATCAAGAAACAAAAACTGCATCCGGTATCGTTCTGCCTGACGCTGCTGCTGAAAAGCCAGATCAAGGTGAAGTATTGGCTGTTGGTACAGGCAAACAACTCGAAAACGGTACTTTGCGCGCCCTGGAAGTCAAAGTCGGCGATCGCGTATTGTTTGGTAAATATTCCGGTCAAGCTGTCAAAATTGACGGCAATGAAGTCTTGGTTATGCGCGAAGAAGACATCTTCGCCATCGTGCAGAAGTAA
- the groL gene encoding chaperonin GroEL (60 kDa chaperone family; promotes refolding of misfolded polypeptides especially under stressful conditions; forms two stacked rings of heptamers to form a barrel-shaped 14mer; ends can be capped by GroES; misfolded proteins enter the barrel where they are refolded when GroES binds), with the protein MAAKQVIFGDEARAKIVNGVNILANAVKVTLGPKGRNVVLERSFGAPTVTKDGVSVAKEIELKCKLENMGAQLVKEVASRTSDNAGDGTTTATVLAQAIVREGFKYVAAGFNPTDLKRGIDKAVVAIVAEVKALSRPTTTNKEIAQVGSISANSDQNIGDIIARAMDKVGKEGVITVEDGKSLDNELDIVEGMQFDRGYLSPYFINNPEKQSVILENPFVLLFDKKISNIRDLLPILEQVAKAGRPLLIIAEDVDGEALATLVVNNIRGILKTAAVKAPGFGDRRKAMLEDIAILTGGQVIAEEVGLTLEKATLADLGQAKRIEIGKENTTVIDGAGQAVGIEARVKQIRAQIEEASSDYDREKLQERVAKLAGGVAVIKVGAATEVEMKEKKARVEDALHATRAAVEEGIVPGGGVALLRARQAAGVIKGDNPDQEAGIKLVLKAIEAPLREIVANAGGEPSVVVNAIINGTGNFGFNAANDTYGDMIEMGILDPAKVTRSALQNAASVAGLILTTDALVAELSEDKAAGGMGDMGGMGGMGGMGGMM; encoded by the coding sequence ATGGCAGCTAAGCAAGTAATATTTGGCGATGAAGCACGTGCAAAAATCGTCAATGGCGTCAATATCCTCGCCAATGCAGTAAAAGTCACTTTGGGCCCTAAAGGTCGCAACGTGGTGTTGGAACGCTCGTTCGGCGCGCCGACAGTGACTAAAGATGGTGTTTCTGTTGCTAAAGAAATCGAACTCAAATGCAAGCTCGAAAACATGGGCGCACAGTTGGTTAAAGAAGTTGCTTCGCGCACTTCCGACAACGCTGGTGACGGCACAACAACCGCAACTGTACTGGCACAAGCCATCGTTCGCGAAGGCTTCAAATACGTTGCCGCCGGTTTCAATCCAACCGATCTGAAACGCGGTATCGACAAAGCTGTCGTCGCCATCGTTGCTGAAGTTAAAGCACTGTCGCGTCCAACTACCACCAACAAAGAAATCGCTCAAGTCGGTTCGATCTCGGCCAATTCCGATCAAAACATCGGCGACATCATCGCCCGTGCGATGGACAAAGTCGGTAAAGAAGGCGTGATCACTGTTGAAGATGGCAAATCGCTCGACAATGAACTCGACATCGTTGAAGGTATGCAGTTCGACCGCGGCTACTTGTCGCCATACTTCATCAACAATCCGGAAAAACAATCAGTGATTCTGGAAAATCCTTTCGTCCTGCTGTTCGACAAAAAAATCTCGAACATCCGTGATCTGTTGCCAATCTTGGAACAAGTTGCTAAAGCCGGTCGTCCATTGCTGATCATCGCTGAAGATGTCGATGGCGAAGCCTTGGCTACTTTGGTAGTCAACAACATCCGCGGCATTTTGAAAACTGCTGCTGTCAAAGCACCTGGTTTCGGCGATCGCCGCAAAGCCATGCTCGAAGACATCGCTATCCTGACCGGTGGCCAAGTCATCGCTGAAGAAGTTGGCCTGACGCTGGAAAAAGCCACTTTGGCTGACCTCGGCCAAGCTAAACGCATCGAAATCGGTAAAGAAAACACCACGGTCATCGACGGTGCCGGTCAAGCTGTTGGTATCGAAGCCCGCGTTAAACAAATCCGCGCGCAAATCGAAGAAGCCAGTTCCGACTACGACCGCGAAAAATTGCAAGAACGCGTAGCCAAATTGGCTGGCGGCGTTGCAGTCATCAAAGTTGGTGCCGCAACTGAAGTTGAAATGAAAGAGAAAAAAGCACGCGTTGAAGATGCATTGCATGCAACACGCGCTGCCGTTGAAGAAGGTATTGTTCCTGGCGGCGGCGTTGCTCTGTTGCGCGCTCGTCAAGCAGCCGGCGTCATCAAAGGCGACAATCCTGATCAAGAAGCCGGTATCAAACTGGTATTGAAAGCGATCGAAGCGCCATTGCGCGAAATCGTTGCCAATGCCGGTGGCGAGCCTAGCGTCGTCGTCAATGCCATCATCAATGGCACAGGCAACTTCGGTTTCAATGCTGCCAATGATACATATGGCGACATGATAGAAATGGGTATTCTCGATCCAGCTAAAGTCACTCGTTCGGCATTGCAAAATGCCGCATCGGTTGCCGGTCTGATCCTGACTACCGATGCACTGGTTGCAGAATTGTCGGAAGACAAAGCAGCCGGCGGCATGGGTGATATGGGCGGCATGGGCGGCATGGGTGGTATGGGCGGCATGATGTAA
- a CDS encoding OPT family oligopeptide transporter: MALQQLSDEQIASWTRSQKDAWWFSHIYRGDMAQLTLRSAFTGFFLGGILAATALYIGAKTGVGIGVGLTSVILAFALFKALNKAGIATDFTVLENNCTQSIATAAGYMISPLIASLSAFMLVSGKIIPWWQMMIWMVVVAILGVLIAFPMKRRFINEDQLPFPEGRACGVVLDSLYTGDAAAGMYKARLLGLTALVSGGYQMITSDGWMKLIQFKVLQMQSWTGMTQAFSVRERLDDYYYTAAIKYDLWIPKIAGVDIRTLGLRFTIDAAMLGVGGLMGIRVASSVLLGGFLNFALLAPWMINRGDIAPRLAQDGHLLALNRAEIVNQWSLWWGVAMMVVGSLVGLLAKPEIFTNAFKSLRKKSGTAPAQPLANDVLRDIELPLWVSYVGVPIFSVIGAAATHEFFGVPWLLSFISLPLIFILTVIGVNSMALTSWVPTGALSKITQFSIGAIDHANPANNLIPAGMTAEVALNAANLLSDIKPGYMLGAKPRQQAIGHVIGIISGALACIPLFYLLFLPPDSNGVRSTATIVSDQFAFPAAVQWKGVADLIAHGIHSLPVSALIAMTVAAICAVAIELARISTKGRFPLSAVSIGLGVVLPPDASLAMWLGALVFWWMGRRHRETNSSGYRFWVEGCEPICAGLISGAALIGIGNAIINVLI, from the coding sequence ATGGCGCTGCAACAACTATCAGACGAGCAAATCGCGAGCTGGACCCGCTCCCAAAAGGATGCTTGGTGGTTCAGCCATATCTATCGCGGCGACATGGCGCAATTGACCTTGCGTTCCGCCTTCACCGGTTTCTTTCTCGGCGGCATTCTGGCTGCCACGGCACTGTATATCGGTGCCAAAACCGGGGTCGGCATCGGCGTCGGTCTGACTTCGGTCATTCTGGCTTTCGCGCTCTTCAAGGCGCTCAATAAAGCCGGCATCGCGACCGATTTCACTGTACTCGAAAATAATTGTACGCAATCGATCGCCACGGCGGCCGGTTATATGATTTCGCCGCTGATTGCCAGCTTGAGCGCCTTCATGCTGGTGAGCGGTAAAATCATTCCTTGGTGGCAAATGATGATCTGGATGGTGGTGGTCGCCATACTCGGCGTCTTGATTGCCTTTCCAATGAAACGCCGCTTCATCAATGAAGACCAGTTGCCGTTTCCGGAAGGCCGCGCCTGCGGCGTCGTGCTCGACTCACTCTACACCGGCGACGCGGCAGCCGGCATGTACAAAGCGCGTCTGCTGGGCCTGACGGCACTGGTATCGGGCGGCTACCAAATGATCACCAGTGATGGTTGGATGAAATTGATTCAGTTTAAAGTTTTGCAAATGCAGAGCTGGACCGGCATGACCCAAGCCTTCAGCGTGCGTGAGCGACTCGACGACTACTACTACACGGCCGCAATCAAATACGATTTGTGGATCCCGAAAATTGCCGGCGTCGATATCCGTACACTGGGATTGCGCTTCACCATCGATGCCGCCATGCTTGGTGTCGGCGGACTGATGGGCATACGCGTGGCTAGCAGCGTGCTGCTGGGCGGCTTCCTCAACTTTGCCTTGCTGGCACCATGGATGATTAACCGTGGCGACATCGCTCCACGCTTAGCACAAGACGGTCACCTGCTGGCACTCAACCGCGCCGAAATCGTTAATCAATGGTCACTCTGGTGGGGCGTGGCGATGATGGTGGTCGGTTCCCTGGTCGGCTTGTTGGCAAAACCGGAAATTTTTACCAATGCCTTTAAAAGCCTGCGCAAAAAATCCGGCACTGCGCCGGCCCAGCCGCTGGCTAACGATGTCTTACGCGATATCGAATTGCCGCTGTGGGTTTCGTATGTCGGCGTGCCGATTTTCAGTGTCATCGGTGCGGCCGCCACACATGAATTTTTCGGCGTACCTTGGTTGCTGTCTTTCATTTCCTTGCCACTGATTTTCATCCTCACCGTCATCGGCGTCAACTCTATGGCCCTGACTTCTTGGGTGCCGACCGGTGCTTTGTCAAAAATCACCCAGTTTTCCATCGGTGCCATCGACCATGCCAATCCGGCTAATAATCTGATTCCGGCCGGGATGACGGCGGAAGTGGCGCTCAATGCCGCCAATCTGCTGTCTGACATCAAACCAGGCTACATGCTCGGTGCCAAACCGCGCCAGCAAGCGATCGGCCATGTGATCGGCATTATTTCCGGCGCGCTGGCCTGTATTCCCTTGTTTTATTTGTTGTTCCTGCCACCGGACAGCAATGGTGTACGCAGTACTGCCACCATTGTCAGCGATCAATTTGCCTTCCCCGCCGCCGTGCAATGGAAGGGCGTGGCCGATTTGATCGCTCATGGCATCCACAGCTTGCCGGTTTCGGCCCTGATCGCGATGACGGTCGCGGCAATCTGTGCCGTCGCCATCGAACTGGCGCGGATTTCCACCAAAGGGCGCTTCCCTTTGTCGGCCGTCTCTATCGGTTTGGGTGTAGTGTTGCCACCTGACGCCAGTCTGGCGATGTGGCTCGGTGCCTTGGTATTCTGGTGGATGGGCCGCCGCCACCGAGAAACCAATAGCAGTGGCTATCGCTTCTGGGTGGAAGGTTGTGAGCCTATTTGTGCCGGTTTGATTTCGGGCGCGGCCCTGATCGGCATCGGTAATGCCATTATTAACGTCTTAATCTGA
- a CDS encoding tRNA-uridine aminocarboxypropyltransferase, which translates to MISDVANDDAANQRLHCPRCQRPADTCICACSRPIANCCEVLILQHPLEVKQAKGSAGLLDLCLQRSQIWVGEQFDEASLQRALYGTSAEYPGQSQPVLLYPDTADNQAPALRGTAAPVVVPASLPDQPRQLRLVLLDATWRKSRKMLYLNPLLQALPRVSLAAMPPSHYRIRKAHKPDQLASLEACAYALMQLEQNEARYLPLLAAFDAFVALHSARTAAYRQQ; encoded by the coding sequence ATGATATCCGATGTAGCAAATGATGATGCAGCAAATCAACGCCTTCATTGTCCGCGTTGTCAGCGTCCTGCCGACACCTGTATTTGTGCCTGTAGCCGGCCGATTGCCAACTGTTGCGAAGTATTGATCCTGCAACATCCGCTCGAAGTCAAGCAAGCCAAGGGTAGTGCCGGCCTGCTCGATTTATGCCTGCAGCGCTCGCAGATTTGGGTGGGGGAACAATTTGATGAAGCCAGCTTACAGCGTGCGTTGTATGGCACCTCGGCAGAGTACCCGGGCCAGTCTCAGCCGGTGTTGCTCTACCCCGATACGGCCGACAACCAAGCGCCGGCCTTACGTGGCACGGCAGCGCCAGTTGTCGTTCCAGCCTCCTTGCCAGACCAGCCGCGGCAACTGCGTCTGGTGCTGCTCGATGCAACCTGGCGCAAGAGCCGCAAAATGCTATACCTGAACCCCTTGCTGCAAGCCTTGCCACGCGTTTCCTTGGCGGCGATGCCGCCGTCGCATTACCGCATACGCAAAGCCCACAAGCCCGATCAACTGGCCAGTCTGGAAGCTTGTGCGTATGCACTCATGCAGCTCGAACAGAATGAGGCGCGCTATCTGCCCTTGCTGGCTGCCTTCGACGCCTTCGTCGCGCTACACAGTGCGCGCACCGCCGCCTATCGCCAGCAATAA
- a CDS encoding TIGR01777 family oxidoreductase, producing MHILITGGTGMIGRRLCAALLADGHQLTVLSRRPQTVASICGAAVHSMADLNEYHSEMVFDAIINLAGEAIADARWSPARQQILRTSRIALTELLLQKVHAAQRRPQVFLSGSAVGFYGDSGATPLSEQAAAGGDFSAQLCVDWEAAANQAAALGIRTCILRTGLVLDASGGMLKKMHLPFQLGLGARLGQGSQWMSWVHVADYVDMLRFLLTQTEAAGCFNMVAPEPVSNRQFTAALAHALHRPAPWLIPAFVLRLAMGEMSSLLLGGQRVLPAKISALGYRFRFTRLADALADLYASR from the coding sequence ATGCACATTTTGATCACTGGCGGTACCGGCATGATAGGCCGTCGTTTATGTGCAGCCTTGTTGGCTGACGGCCATCAACTGACGGTACTGAGCCGCCGTCCGCAAACGGTCGCCAGCATCTGTGGTGCGGCCGTGCACAGCATGGCTGATCTCAATGAATACCACAGTGAGATGGTGTTCGATGCCATCATCAACTTAGCTGGCGAAGCGATCGCCGATGCGCGCTGGAGTCCGGCACGCCAGCAAATTCTGCGCACTAGCCGAATCGCCCTGACCGAATTATTATTACAGAAAGTCCATGCCGCACAGCGACGCCCCCAGGTGTTTCTCAGTGGGTCGGCGGTCGGCTTTTATGGTGACAGCGGTGCCACCCCGCTGAGCGAGCAAGCCGCTGCCGGCGGCGATTTCAGTGCGCAATTATGTGTTGATTGGGAAGCCGCAGCAAATCAGGCGGCCGCGCTGGGCATCCGCACCTGCATCTTACGTACTGGCTTAGTGCTCGATGCAAGCGGCGGCATGCTCAAGAAAATGCACCTGCCGTTCCAGCTCGGACTCGGCGCGCGCCTCGGTCAGGGCAGTCAGTGGATGAGCTGGGTTCATGTGGCCGATTACGTCGACATGCTGCGGTTTTTGCTGACGCAAACCGAGGCCGCCGGGTGTTTCAATATGGTGGCACCGGAACCTGTATCGAACCGCCAGTTCACCGCCGCGCTCGCGCACGCGCTGCACCGGCCGGCACCGTGGCTGATTCCCGCTTTCGTATTGCGACTTGCCATGGGGGAAATGTCGAGTTTGCTGCTGGGCGGACAGCGTGTGCTGCCGGCCAAGATCAGCGCGCTTGGCTACCGCTTTCGGTTTACGCGCTTGGCCGATGCGCTGGCCGATCTTTATGCGTCACGGTAG
- a CDS encoding TonB family protein, with amino-acid sequence MNVFVNKPDTTFSEPIRRRLAVALCLSLLLHGILLSLQFAAPSAARLKNTTVLAAVETPAPLVLNLMPTAELEQLRPSSSLPTALPPPAVITGMQILAARPVPPPVKKVKKSRRHRAASLLPPPPPPPPALPLANLPDLITQDVHRDENFVVAVRAPEDPARSDTRLSAASLPVAVPEAASASLAVDTPSVASPAVVAALLVPAVTPAVVPALEIPTASLPEPVPVAEPEPSRAKSTRRKAIAAPDLSEHKADLPARQNLLQQLSSETKQEAEAAIRLQQAHEAARQQERESAATQERLAAAAASLTQLTQQRRQQTLPDPALEQQLQEEVQQREQLRKQHAAAIERRQQEQELLARAQQEVQAAQAEKDAQAAQAAQAAQAAQAAQAAQAAKDTQAAQAAAALVARNQAEPGDALSGTIDGKLGKRSAVSDAVGQGDLSSDLANRSRQRGLDYLRAVPPLPRRDSVLVPRRYSDQGSREKDIQLRMYAESWKQKIERNGNLNYSQLSAQRARGDALVSIGLRSDGSVTEIRILRSTGRVDLDAAINNIVRLNARYAVFPAAIADQYDVIEIRRIWSFDEQLKILDELR; translated from the coding sequence ATGAATGTATTTGTCAATAAACCCGATACCACATTTTCTGAGCCTATCAGAAGGCGTCTGGCCGTCGCCTTGTGTTTATCCTTGCTCTTGCATGGGATCTTATTGTCTTTGCAATTTGCAGCCCCAAGTGCAGCGCGCCTCAAGAATACGACCGTGCTGGCGGCCGTCGAGACGCCGGCACCCTTGGTGTTGAACTTGATGCCAACTGCCGAGCTCGAGCAATTAAGGCCCTCCAGTAGCTTGCCGACTGCACTGCCGCCCCCGGCCGTAATTACTGGCATGCAAATTTTGGCCGCTCGTCCGGTTCCGCCACCTGTGAAAAAAGTGAAAAAATCACGGCGGCATCGTGCTGCAAGCTTGCTGCCGCCGCCACCACCACCGCCACCAGCTTTGCCGCTAGCGAATTTACCCGACCTGATTACTCAGGATGTCCATCGCGATGAGAATTTTGTAGTGGCCGTGCGCGCCCCAGAAGATCCTGCGCGTAGCGATACGCGGCTTAGCGCTGCGAGCTTGCCGGTTGCTGTGCCTGAAGCGGCCAGTGCGAGCCTTGCTGTTGATACGCCCTCAGTTGCCAGCCCAGCGGTTGTTGCAGCGTTGCTTGTTCCCGCTGTTACTCCTGCAGTTGTGCCGGCGCTTGAAATCCCGACTGCAAGCTTGCCAGAACCTGTGCCCGTGGCCGAACCGGAACCGTCGCGTGCGAAATCGACTCGGCGTAAGGCAATCGCTGCACCGGATTTGAGCGAACACAAGGCCGATCTACCTGCTCGTCAGAACTTGCTGCAGCAATTATCGAGCGAGACGAAGCAGGAGGCCGAAGCCGCAATACGTCTGCAGCAAGCTCATGAGGCGGCGAGGCAGCAAGAACGCGAGTCGGCCGCCACGCAAGAGCGTCTGGCGGCCGCCGCCGCCAGTTTGACGCAACTCACGCAACAGCGTCGGCAACAGACACTGCCGGACCCTGCACTCGAACAGCAATTGCAGGAAGAAGTGCAGCAGCGCGAACAACTGCGTAAGCAGCATGCTGCGGCTATCGAGCGCCGCCAGCAGGAGCAGGAGTTGCTGGCTCGAGCTCAACAGGAGGTGCAAGCAGCCCAAGCTGAGAAAGATGCCCAAGCTGCCCAAGCCGCCCAAGCCGCCCAAGCCGCCCAAGCCGCCCAAGCCGCCCAAGCTGCGAAAGATACCCAAGCCGCCCAAGCCGCCGCAGCGCTGGTCGCACGAAACCAAGCCGAACCCGGCGATGCGCTTTCCGGCACCATCGACGGCAAGTTAGGCAAGCGCAGCGCCGTCAGTGACGCCGTGGGGCAGGGAGACTTGAGCAGCGACTTGGCGAATCGCTCAAGGCAGCGCGGACTCGATTATTTACGCGCCGTTCCGCCCTTGCCACGACGCGATAGCGTTCTCGTGCCACGACGCTATAGCGATCAGGGCAGCCGCGAAAAGGATATCCAGTTGCGCATGTACGCAGAGAGCTGGAAGCAGAAAATTGAGCGCAATGGCAATCTCAACTATTCCCAACTCTCGGCGCAGCGTGCGCGCGGTGATGCCTTGGTCAGTATCGGCTTGCGCAGCGATGGCAGCGTGACGGAGATCAGGATTTTACGCTCGACTGGCCGCGTCGATCTTGATGCGGCAATCAACAACATCGTGCGCCTCAATGCCCGTTATGCCGTGTTTCCAGCGGCGATTGCCGATCAATACGATGTCATTGAAATTCGGCGCATTTGGAGTTTTGACGAGCAATTGAAAATTCTCGACGAACTGCGATGA
- a CDS encoding 4-hydroxyproline epimerase has translation MHSIHVIDSHTGGEPTRVIIAGGPALGGGSVAEQLQLMRAEFDHYRRASVCEPRGADVLVGALVCPAQDAECVAGVIFFNNVGYLGMCGHGLIGFITTLAYQGKIAVGRHKIETPVGIVAAELHDDHSVSVHNVPAYRHARAVTLEVPGIGTVCGDIAWGGNWFFLIGEHQQSLHLSNAAALGSYARAVRLALEQLGIQGANGAPIDHIELFAAAADSRNDSRNFVLCPGGAYDRSPCGTGTSAKLACLAADGVLAPGQIWRQESLIGSVFCASYRSVQNAAGQPQHILPVVRGSAFITAEAQLLLDPRDPFIWGITSTA, from the coding sequence ATGCACAGCATACACGTCATCGATTCGCATACCGGCGGTGAACCGACCCGCGTCATCATCGCCGGCGGCCCGGCGCTCGGCGGCGGCAGCGTTGCCGAGCAATTACAGCTCATGCGAGCGGAATTCGACCATTATCGCCGCGCCAGCGTGTGCGAGCCGCGCGGTGCCGATGTCCTCGTCGGCGCACTGGTCTGCCCGGCGCAGGATGCCGAATGCGTCGCCGGTGTGATTTTTTTCAACAATGTCGGCTACTTGGGCATGTGCGGACACGGACTGATAGGCTTCATCACGACTCTGGCATATCAAGGAAAAATTGCTGTAGGGCGACACAAAATAGAAACTCCGGTCGGTATCGTCGCTGCCGAACTGCATGATGATCACAGTGTCAGCGTGCACAATGTACCGGCCTATCGCCATGCCCGCGCCGTCACGCTCGAAGTACCCGGCATCGGTACGGTCTGCGGCGACATCGCGTGGGGTGGCAACTGGTTTTTCCTCATTGGCGAGCACCAACAAAGCTTGCACTTATCCAATGCAGCCGCACTTGGCAGCTATGCGCGCGCGGTGCGCTTGGCACTGGAACAGCTTGGCATACAGGGTGCCAACGGCGCGCCTATCGACCATATCGAACTCTTCGCCGCTGCTGCCGACAGCCGCAACGACAGTCGAAATTTCGTGCTTTGCCCGGGCGGCGCCTATGATCGCTCGCCATGTGGCACTGGCACCAGCGCCAAGTTGGCCTGTCTGGCGGCAGATGGTGTACTCGCTCCGGGCCAGATATGGCGTCAGGAAAGTCTGATCGGCAGCGTGTTTTGCGCCTCGTACCGCAGCGTCCAGAATGCTGCAGGACAGCCGCAACACATCTTGCCGGTCGTGCGCGGTAGCGCCTTCATCACCGCCGAGGCGCAGCTCTTGCTCGACCCGCGCGATCCCTTCATCTGGGGTATCACCAGCACGGCCTGA
- a CDS encoding AraC family transcriptional regulator → MPVKDDAVRLTAAASAQLARQVADVFFAEALFDRMSDIVFFVKDCAGRYVVVNQTLVQRCGLRSKQAVLGRTAEALFPAGLAASYAAQDALVLSGKRQLFDQLELHLYTNRRQGWCLTQKIALYDMRRNIIGMTGISRDLAAPDRPHPQFAAVALALRYLQEHYARAVSMAELAALSGLSVARLEHHFRKIFSLTPRQMMLKLRLDAAARLLSDPGVSITEVALTCGYQDHSAFSRIFKATVGMTPSAYRVHIASL, encoded by the coding sequence ATGCCTGTCAAGGACGATGCCGTGCGATTGACGGCTGCCGCCAGTGCCCAATTAGCGCGCCAAGTCGCTGATGTGTTTTTTGCCGAAGCCTTGTTCGATCGCATGAGCGATATCGTGTTTTTTGTCAAAGATTGTGCCGGTCGCTATGTGGTAGTCAATCAGACCTTGGTACAACGCTGCGGTTTGCGCAGCAAGCAGGCCGTGCTCGGGCGAACTGCCGAGGCGCTGTTTCCGGCTGGGCTGGCGGCCAGTTATGCCGCTCAGGATGCCTTGGTGCTGAGTGGGAAACGGCAATTATTTGATCAACTCGAGTTACACCTTTACACAAATCGGCGTCAAGGTTGGTGTTTGACGCAAAAGATTGCGCTCTATGATATGCGCCGTAACATTATCGGCATGACCGGTATTTCGCGCGATTTGGCGGCACCGGATCGGCCGCATCCGCAGTTTGCTGCTGTCGCACTGGCATTGCGGTATCTACAAGAGCATTATGCGCGTGCCGTATCGATGGCTGAGCTGGCGGCCTTGAGCGGCTTGTCGGTGGCGCGGCTCGAGCATCACTTCCGAAAAATTTTCTCTCTCACGCCACGGCAGATGATGCTCAAACTGCGACTCGATGCCGCCGCACGCTTACTCAGTGACCCCGGCGTCAGTATCACCGAGGTCGCATTGACTTGCGGTTATCAGGATCACAGTGCGTTTTCACGCATCTTCAAAGCCACCGTCGGCATGACTCCGAGCGCTTACCGCGTACATATTGCGAGCCTTTAA